In one window of Desulfurellaceae bacterium DNA:
- a CDS encoding rhodanese-like domain-containing protein, producing the protein MDHPVMNPPEVNAALGGAEPATYVDVRTVAEFSTGHPKGPVVNIPLVFFHPTTKEVFPNQSFLQVVEDSYAKDAVLITGCDDGVRAAQAAHKLAEAGYRNVRIMPDGYPGWRKHQLPTTQDNRDGI; encoded by the coding sequence ATGGATCACCCAGTCATGAACCCCCCGGAAGTCAACGCCGCCCTGGGCGGCGCCGAGCCCGCGACCTATGTTGACGTGCGGACGGTGGCCGAATTCTCCACCGGTCACCCCAAGGGTCCGGTCGTCAACATCCCGCTGGTCTTCTTCCATCCGACCACCAAAGAGGTCTTTCCCAACCAGAGCTTTCTGCAGGTGGTTGAGGACAGCTACGCCAAGGACGCCGTACTGATCACCGGCTGCGACGACGGCGTGCGAGCTGCCCAGGCGGCCCACAAGCTGGCCGAAGCCGGCTATCGCAACGTGCGCATCATGCCGGACGGCTACCCCGGCTGGCGCAAACACCAGCTGCCTACCACCCAGGACAACCGGGACGGCATCAG